A portion of the Collinsella aerofaciens genome contains these proteins:
- a CDS encoding DUF4038 domain-containing protein — MSLGKLTVNGRQDGFLCEGKPFFWFADTCWSAFTSIAEDDWDYYLTRRAEQGMNVLQINTLPQWDRCCPDLGIWPYASEDGVHFDWSRPNQAYWDRAAAMCRAAVEHGIRPALVLMWCNYVPGTWGAKIAERCGAEVMPREEVRAHVARVVENLGEFNPVYVVTGDTDFAGDEAIAYYEDALDEVVKRAPEALRTMHINRANRTIPAQYLDRLDFYMFQPGHNYEGQPEAWRLPQDFIANYPKKPMVNSEPCYEQMGASRNVYWRFTAQDCRASVWSSILAGASAGVTYGAHGVWNWQTSRSQGSVLGEGFDMPFRWQECLQFAGVWDFGAIEHVLAGLGATAADDALAVVPAQELLDDAREAIRVARVGDRVVTYLPRTTALKFKLDGARGWTATVLDMEDKRIAKLPVRDNGDGTVRVAQHPFEHDALVILTPGR, encoded by the coding sequence ATGAGTTTGGGAAAGCTGACCGTCAACGGTCGCCAGGACGGCTTTTTGTGCGAGGGCAAACCGTTCTTCTGGTTTGCCGATACGTGCTGGAGCGCATTTACGAGCATTGCCGAGGATGACTGGGACTACTACCTGACCCGCCGTGCCGAGCAGGGCATGAATGTGCTGCAGATCAACACGCTGCCGCAGTGGGATCGCTGCTGCCCCGACCTGGGCATTTGGCCCTATGCCAGCGAGGACGGCGTGCACTTTGATTGGTCCCGTCCCAACCAGGCATATTGGGACCGCGCCGCCGCCATGTGCCGTGCTGCCGTCGAGCACGGCATCCGTCCGGCGCTCGTGCTTATGTGGTGCAACTACGTGCCCGGTACCTGGGGTGCCAAGATCGCCGAGCGTTGCGGCGCCGAGGTTATGCCGCGTGAGGAGGTCCGTGCCCACGTTGCCCGCGTCGTCGAGAACCTGGGCGAGTTCAACCCCGTCTACGTGGTGACGGGCGATACCGACTTTGCCGGCGACGAGGCGATCGCCTATTACGAGGACGCGCTCGACGAGGTCGTCAAGCGCGCGCCCGAGGCGCTGCGCACCATGCATATCAACCGCGCCAATCGCACCATTCCGGCGCAGTATCTGGACCGTCTGGACTTTTATATGTTCCAGCCCGGCCACAACTACGAGGGCCAGCCCGAGGCATGGCGTCTGCCGCAGGACTTTATCGCCAACTACCCTAAAAAGCCGATGGTCAACTCTGAGCCTTGTTACGAGCAGATGGGTGCGTCGCGCAATGTGTACTGGCGCTTCACCGCGCAGGATTGCCGCGCGAGCGTATGGTCGTCGATTCTTGCCGGTGCCAGTGCCGGCGTAACTTACGGCGCGCACGGCGTTTGGAACTGGCAGACATCGCGCAGCCAAGGCTCGGTGCTGGGCGAGGGCTTCGACATGCCGTTCCGCTGGCAAGAGTGCCTGCAGTTTGCGGGCGTGTGGGACTTTGGCGCGATTGAGCATGTGCTTGCCGGCCTGGGTGCCACGGCTGCCGACGACGCGCTTGCCGTGGTTCCGGCGCAGGAGCTCCTCGATGACGCGCGCGAGGCCATTCGTGTGGCGCGCGTTGGCGATCGCGTGGTCACGTACCTGCCGCGCACCACGGCGCTCAAGTTTAAGCTCGACGGCGCGCGCGGCTGGACGGCGACGGTCCTCGACATGGAGGACAAGCGCATCGCCAAGCTGCCCGTCCGCGATAACGGTGACGGCACCGTGCGCGTGGCTCAGCATCCCTTTGAGCACGACGCTCTGGTGATCCTGACCCCCGGGCGCTAA
- a CDS encoding DUF5605 domain-containing protein, with protein sequence MGTYLNEWSREFEGESGARYKVSVVDTWGMTEEELPGTFEGKFRIDLPSKQYMMLRLTKLEA encoded by the coding sequence TTGGGGACGTACTTAAATGAGTGGTCTCGTGAGTTTGAGGGCGAGTCGGGCGCTCGATACAAGGTGAGTGTCGTGGACACATGGGGCATGACGGAGGAGGAGCTTCCCGGAACCTTTGAGGGCAAGTTCCGCATCGATCTCCCAAGTAAGCAGTATATGATGCTTCGCCTGACCAAATTAGAGGCGTAA
- a CDS encoding helix-turn-helix domain-containing protein, which translates to MSIDLRVKHDLESRRRAVELFDAGVGCKPAAEALSVPRETVREWQWVYRAFGSEALLSMGGKQSRYTFEQRVAAASAVVDGGMAKTDAMAEFGIRSKSPLERWCRLYREGGAEALRPGPKGRPRGSRSKPRARTREQELEERCRRLEAEVAYLKKLRALVERDGL; encoded by the coding sequence ATGAGTATAGACCTCAGGGTGAAGCACGACCTGGAGTCCAGGAGGCGGGCCGTCGAGCTCTTCGACGCCGGCGTCGGCTGCAAACCGGCGGCCGAGGCCCTGTCCGTCCCCCGCGAGACCGTGAGAGAATGGCAGTGGGTATACCGGGCGTTCGGAAGCGAGGCGCTGCTGTCCATGGGCGGGAAACAATCCAGGTACACATTCGAGCAGAGGGTCGCCGCGGCATCGGCCGTGGTCGACGGCGGGATGGCGAAGACCGACGCCATGGCCGAGTTCGGGATCAGGTCGAAGTCCCCGCTGGAGCGCTGGTGCAGGCTCTACCGCGAGGGCGGCGCCGAGGCGCTGCGGCCCGGACCGAAGGGCAGGCCGAGGGGGTCGAGGTCGAAACCCCGGGCCCGCACCCGCGAGCAGGAGCTCGAGGAGCGCTGCCGCAGGCTCGAGGCCGAGGTCGCCTACCTAAAAAAATTGCGCGCCCTGGTCGAGCGGGACGGGCTCTGA
- a CDS encoding helix-turn-helix transcriptional regulator encodes MRDLGDTTAYLRRGMREILCLALFFFTFLACEYLFDARMVEFVPSSEVVIYESIVVGASVIGFFVRPFLYYRCPQTIDATSDITGVLLVSALLLMIMAVRFEVVIAGGLVACCALGYCGSTAHANLARRFAQTPCLARAVAVSYAVGILVQVLNHMVMPAGIPQQSVLIACAIALVGLLHGVRRAKLRDEPAPEFEVEIAELSVDASERGARWHDDPEAKAAFQGAVVRLTVATACLTGVFAALNAGLTTSHAAGAIDLGDWPRLLLVVSALAAGVLYDLRGRSYMNIIMTCAAMLSTLSFFVLITDGNGGNTLAATIIFYLGTGFFVVFFTTKFAAISMYARWAYLWPCMGRVINNVCSMLVTAPAVAIISSQNVLAAVSVVLVLFVGIAISLLGQFGQDGEGEATHGGLALATDDLGVSCEPGQADTVPLEAPELSFDDRLDGFVAAFGLTKRERDVLEALVVSDDSVQDVAAALFLSRSTLYRHIASINKKTGASSRVALINFFWSWTPQD; translated from the coding sequence ATGAGGGACCTGGGAGACACAACCGCATATTTGCGCCGGGGCATGCGGGAGATTCTGTGCCTAGCGCTGTTCTTCTTCACGTTTTTGGCGTGCGAGTATCTCTTTGATGCGCGCATGGTCGAGTTCGTGCCATCGAGTGAGGTCGTCATCTACGAGAGCATCGTTGTCGGCGCGAGCGTGATTGGCTTTTTCGTGCGTCCATTTCTGTACTATCGCTGTCCCCAGACGATCGATGCGACGAGCGATATTACGGGCGTGCTGTTGGTATCGGCGTTGCTGCTGATGATTATGGCAGTGCGGTTTGAGGTAGTAATTGCCGGCGGCCTGGTGGCGTGCTGCGCCCTGGGCTATTGCGGATCGACCGCCCATGCCAATCTTGCGCGGCGTTTTGCGCAGACGCCCTGCCTGGCGCGCGCCGTGGCGGTTTCCTATGCTGTGGGCATTTTGGTGCAGGTGCTCAACCATATGGTGATGCCTGCGGGCATTCCCCAGCAGTCTGTTCTCATTGCCTGTGCGATTGCGCTGGTGGGGCTGCTTCACGGTGTCCGCCGCGCTAAATTGCGTGATGAGCCTGCGCCCGAGTTCGAGGTCGAGATTGCCGAGCTATCGGTCGATGCGTCGGAGCGTGGCGCCAGGTGGCACGATGACCCCGAGGCAAAGGCGGCCTTTCAGGGTGCCGTGGTGCGTCTGACGGTGGCGACCGCTTGCCTCACCGGCGTGTTCGCGGCCCTCAATGCCGGCCTTACGACCTCGCATGCCGCTGGCGCTATCGACCTGGGCGACTGGCCGCGCTTGCTGCTGGTTGTGAGCGCCCTTGCCGCCGGCGTCCTGTATGACCTGCGTGGGCGTTCGTATATGAATATCATCATGACGTGCGCCGCCATGCTGTCCACGCTCTCGTTCTTTGTGCTTATCACCGATGGCAACGGTGGCAACACGCTCGCCGCCACGATTATCTTTTACCTTGGCACGGGCTTTTTCGTGGTGTTCTTCACCACGAAGTTCGCCGCGATTTCGATGTATGCCCGCTGGGCGTATCTGTGGCCGTGCATGGGCCGTGTTATCAACAACGTTTGCTCGATGCTCGTGACGGCTCCGGCGGTGGCGATTATCTCGAGTCAAAACGTGCTGGCGGCTGTGAGCGTCGTGCTCGTGCTGTTTGTCGGCATCGCGATTTCGCTGTTGGGACAGTTTGGACAAGACGGTGAGGGCGAGGCGACGCACGGCGGGCTGGCGCTTGCCACCGACGATCTTGGCGTGAGCTGTGAGCCCGGCCAGGCCGACACGGTGCCCCTGGAGGCGCCGGAGCTTTCGTTTGACGATCGGCTCGATGGCTTCGTTGCCGCCTTTGGGCTCACCAAGCGCGAGCGCGATGTTCTGGAGGCGCTGGTCGTTTCGGACGACAGCGTGCAGGACGTGGCGGCGGCACTCTTCCTTTCGCGCTCCACACTCTATCGCCACATCGCTTCGATCAACAAAAAGACCGGTGCCTCCTCGCGCGTAGCCCTCATCAACTTCTTCTGGTCCTGGACACCCCAAGACTAG
- a CDS encoding PTS transporter subunit EIIC: MAVDNKQIATDVLELVGGAENVSVATNCMTRLRLTLKDNNKADVEKIKKVKGVLGCQFAGSQLQVIIGQNVPKVLAEFVAISGVKQGAAVDENLDASKQKFELKNLPNIILDYLSGSMTQLIPLLMAGGLFRTIAAVLGPTMLGVLSADDPTYTFLYTTLYEATFTFIPIYLGYAAAKKLGASPVLGMLLGGALMAPSVVSVATQEGGGIISVYGIQIAAANYQQSVLPIILSVPVLYFIEKFFKKVMPDVLSTVFTPFCTMIVTIPIAFIVLAPIGNEIGTLIANALFGLADLGGIGILIVMAVLGAFWQLFVVCGMHMPVILLAQVQIIAAGYDPFVFVSTNCAMAAVWGCAFGAFLKMKNPDEKSLAIGYVISAIAGGVTEPALFGILMRFRRTMLGMFIGGAIGAVFSGLMGVTYYLAGGASNFLVFTNYLQGGQMNTVWAIVGMAISFVIAAAVVFVCGFSKEELAEMEA; encoded by the coding sequence ATGGCAGTAGATAACAAGCAGATTGCCACCGATGTCCTCGAGCTCGTGGGCGGTGCGGAGAATGTTTCCGTCGCCACCAACTGCATGACGCGCCTGCGTCTGACGCTCAAGGACAACAACAAGGCCGACGTGGAGAAGATCAAGAAGGTCAAGGGTGTTCTGGGATGCCAGTTCGCCGGCAGCCAGCTCCAGGTCATCATCGGCCAGAACGTGCCCAAGGTGCTCGCCGAGTTCGTCGCCATCTCTGGCGTCAAGCAGGGTGCCGCCGTCGACGAGAACCTCGATGCTTCCAAGCAGAAGTTCGAGCTCAAGAACCTGCCGAACATCATCCTTGACTATCTGTCGGGCTCCATGACCCAGCTCATCCCGCTGCTCATGGCCGGCGGTCTGTTCCGTACCATCGCGGCCGTCCTCGGCCCCACCATGCTCGGTGTGCTCTCGGCCGACGACCCGACCTATACGTTCCTCTACACCACGCTGTACGAGGCCACGTTCACCTTTATCCCCATCTACCTGGGTTATGCCGCGGCTAAGAAGCTCGGCGCCAGCCCCGTGCTCGGCATGCTGCTCGGTGGCGCCCTCATGGCTCCTTCCGTGGTGAGCGTCGCCACCCAGGAGGGCGGCGGAATCATCTCCGTCTACGGCATCCAGATCGCCGCTGCCAACTATCAGCAGTCCGTCCTGCCGATCATCCTTTCGGTGCCCGTCCTCTACTTCATCGAGAAGTTCTTTAAGAAGGTCATGCCCGACGTGCTGTCCACGGTCTTCACGCCGTTCTGCACCATGATCGTCACCATCCCCATCGCCTTCATCGTCCTCGCCCCGATCGGCAACGAGATCGGTACGCTGATCGCTAACGCCCTCTTCGGCCTTGCTGACCTTGGCGGCATCGGTATCCTGATCGTCATGGCCGTCCTCGGTGCCTTCTGGCAGCTCTTCGTGGTCTGCGGCATGCACATGCCCGTCATCCTGCTCGCTCAGGTTCAGATCATCGCCGCCGGCTACGATCCCTTCGTCTTCGTTTCCACCAACTGCGCTATGGCCGCTGTCTGGGGCTGCGCCTTCGGTGCCTTCCTCAAGATGAAGAACCCCGACGAGAAGTCCCTTGCCATCGGTTACGTCATCTCCGCCATCGCCGGCGGCGTTACCGAGCCTGCGCTCTTCGGTATCCTCATGCGCTTCCGTCGCACCATGCTCGGCATGTTCATCGGCGGTGCCATCGGCGCTGTGTTCTCCGGCCTCATGGGTGTTACCTACTACCTCGCAGGCGGTGCGTCCAACTTCCTGGTCTTCACCAACTACCTGCAGGGTGGCCAGATGAACACCGTCTGGGCTATCGTCGGTATGGCAATCTCCTTTGTCATCGCCGCTGCCGTCGTCTTTGTCTGCGGCTTCTCCAAGGAGGAACTCGCCGAGATGGAGGCCTAA
- a CDS encoding ROK family protein has protein sequence MQEFFGIDVGGTAVKWAVLGEDFSIRERGSLPTGFTTAEETVAALISLVEPYRERVSAVGVSAPGGIYEGDVTGTIHRGGALTFMDGCPLGKLMREALGVPIAVNNDGKCCALGEYAAGALRGTRFGVVLAIGTGIGGGIVIDGKVLRGAHCFAGEFSFLRNDVTTAANMGNSFADSGGWRALRDAAVAEKGLPAGSPVDGRRVFEWIASGDMAAQRALDRYARAFDGQLINLQAVLDPEVFVIAGGISCHPELVDALRAQMPLALASYEGTLAGIPVPQIKAAELGNDANLYGAVQEAIRLV, from the coding sequence ATGCAGGAGTTTTTTGGAATCGATGTGGGCGGTACGGCCGTTAAATGGGCTGTGCTGGGCGAGGATTTTTCCATCCGCGAGCGCGGAAGCCTGCCGACGGGCTTTACCACGGCTGAGGAGACGGTCGCGGCGCTGATCTCGCTCGTCGAGCCGTATCGCGAGCGCGTGAGCGCCGTGGGCGTGAGTGCGCCCGGCGGCATCTACGAGGGAGATGTCACAGGAACGATCCATCGCGGTGGTGCGCTCACGTTTATGGATGGCTGTCCGCTCGGAAAGCTCATGCGCGAGGCACTGGGGGTGCCGATTGCCGTCAATAACGACGGTAAGTGCTGTGCACTCGGTGAGTATGCGGCTGGCGCTCTGCGCGGGACGCGTTTTGGCGTGGTGCTCGCTATCGGCACGGGCATCGGCGGCGGTATCGTCATCGACGGCAAGGTCCTGCGCGGCGCGCACTGCTTTGCAGGCGAGTTCAGCTTCTTGCGCAACGATGTCACGACTGCCGCGAACATGGGAAACTCCTTTGCCGATTCGGGCGGTTGGCGTGCGCTCCGCGATGCTGCCGTTGCCGAGAAGGGCCTGCCTGCGGGTTCTCCGGTGGACGGCCGCCGCGTCTTTGAGTGGATCGCGAGTGGTGACATGGCGGCGCAGCGCGCACTCGACCGCTACGCTCGCGCCTTTGACGGACAGCTCATCAACCTGCAGGCCGTGCTCGACCCCGAGGTCTTTGTGATCGCAGGCGGCATCTCGTGCCATCCCGAGCTCGTTGATGCCCTGCGTGCGCAGATGCCGCTGGCCCTCGCGAGTTACGAAGGGACCCTTGCCGGCATTCCTGTGCCGCAGATAAAGGCGGCCGAGCTCGGCAACGACGCCAACCTTTACGGTGCCGTCCAGGAGGCCATACGCCTGGTGTAG
- a CDS encoding zf-TFIIB domain-containing protein: MSELRFCPACGAQLLRVAGVPVRFCPGCGVRLEGVVGCSGAVGATDGATADDDADEGGDPSVDAPADAPVETAGVASSSRDAATTDMPHIGDLELHAACDTSDGQALAQVALPRGWHIEEAHLERSGSFDCPISVGVTAAGPMGERIMYRSELCYVDAGAVAKRIPTQTERKVFVHVEAACDELAQACAARLGARAEVVAEQPYPSSAAVDIERERARVKREAANDFAIQGFSMEPSDVVYECRMRRYRLTGAPVPTELAVAAKVEGYMFSIGGVAGSMGKGVAVGVEALLGAGLSSGLIGGVLGKRLRERQAATAAGQGVAQEQPTGRGGRPDGASFELGAADLLQWRIRDSFCLVAPEGRLDEAASTALASMASTLRLNPAIAREASAQKQQMVLEQRQRTQMNIAQQQQQFAAWQQMHASQQAAFDSYQQAWFDRSDRQHAANMAASAANFSSAGVGTGAASYSDAIRGVNHYTRPDGTDVEVSVMADQAWVNGSGDVIGTRDGFEPGFGWTELPRQ, encoded by the coding sequence ATGAGTGAGTTGAGATTCTGCCCAGCGTGTGGGGCGCAGCTGCTTCGGGTCGCCGGCGTGCCGGTACGATTTTGCCCGGGGTGCGGCGTCCGACTTGAGGGCGTTGTGGGCTGCTCGGGCGCCGTGGGGGCTACAGATGGGGCGACTGCCGATGACGATGCGGACGAAGGCGGCGACCCGAGTGTGGACGCGCCGGCCGATGCGCCGGTGGAGACTGCCGGCGTCGCGTCGTCGTCTCGTGACGCGGCCACGACGGATATGCCTCACATCGGTGACCTTGAGCTTCATGCCGCATGCGATACCTCCGACGGCCAGGCACTCGCGCAGGTGGCGCTGCCGCGGGGCTGGCATATCGAAGAGGCGCATCTTGAGCGCAGCGGCAGTTTCGACTGCCCGATTTCGGTTGGCGTGACGGCGGCGGGTCCGATGGGTGAGCGGATTATGTACCGCTCCGAGCTCTGCTACGTGGATGCGGGCGCCGTTGCCAAGCGTATCCCCACGCAAACCGAACGCAAGGTGTTTGTGCACGTGGAGGCAGCTTGCGACGAGCTGGCTCAGGCCTGTGCGGCACGGCTGGGTGCGCGGGCAGAGGTTGTTGCCGAGCAACCGTACCCATCGAGCGCGGCGGTCGATATCGAGCGCGAGCGTGCCCGCGTAAAGCGCGAGGCGGCAAACGACTTTGCGATCCAGGGCTTTTCGATGGAGCCGAGTGATGTGGTCTATGAGTGCCGCATGCGTCGATATCGGCTCACGGGCGCTCCGGTGCCCACCGAGCTCGCGGTGGCGGCCAAAGTCGAGGGCTATATGTTTTCAATCGGCGGCGTCGCGGGTTCTATGGGCAAAGGTGTTGCCGTTGGGGTCGAGGCGCTGCTGGGCGCGGGCCTTTCGAGTGGACTGATCGGCGGTGTTTTGGGCAAGCGCCTGCGCGAGCGCCAGGCGGCGACAGCGGCGGGACAGGGCGTCGCGCAAGAACAGCCCACGGGTCGAGGCGGTCGCCCGGACGGAGCGTCGTTCGAGCTGGGCGCGGCCGACCTGCTGCAGTGGCGTATCAGGGACAGCTTCTGTTTGGTTGCGCCAGAAGGTCGCCTGGACGAGGCGGCCTCCACGGCGCTTGCATCAATGGCGTCGACCCTGCGGCTCAATCCGGCGATTGCACGCGAAGCGTCAGCTCAAAAGCAACAGATGGTGCTTGAGCAGCGCCAACGCACGCAGATGAACATTGCCCAGCAGCAACAGCAGTTTGCAGCCTGGCAACAGATGCATGCCTCGCAACAGGCGGCGTTCGACAGCTACCAGCAGGCGTGGTTCGATCGCAGCGACCGTCAGCACGCCGCGAATATGGCTGCCAGCGCCGCCAATTTTTCCAGTGCGGGCGTGGGGACGGGCGCCGCCTCGTATTCCGATGCCATTCGCGGGGTCAACCATTACACCAGACCCGACGGCACCGATGTCGAGGTCTCGGTGATGGCCGACCAGGCCTGGGTCAACGGTTCGGGCGATGTGATCGGTACACGCGATGGTTTTGAACCCGGTTTTGGCTGGACGGAACTGCCTCGTCAATAG
- a CDS encoding IS3 family transposase → MGALRAEGHSLRHLLECSGLRRSTYYYALAHPRRPTRPELRDAAAEIFSRTANGCGHRQIAMCLRAELGAVVADKTVLKMMREMGIRCGIRRRGSRRRYSSYRGLVGSTFENVIARDFGAEGPWQKLGTDVTEFKVAGAKAYWAPVLDFCTKEIVASDISTSPDLAQQHRMLDRLLEALPDGAAPTMHSDMGWQYQHESYTSRLEGAGITQSMSRKGNCVDNAATEQLFGHVKDEFYRGREWGSFEDFKRDLEEYIVHWNTRRRQVRLKGLTPEEFRDRALAA, encoded by the coding sequence GTGGGGGCGCTGAGGGCGGAGGGGCACTCCCTGCGCCACCTGCTGGAGTGCTCGGGGCTCAGGAGGTCGACCTACTACTACGCGCTGGCGCACCCGCGGAGGCCGACCAGGCCCGAGCTGCGCGACGCCGCGGCCGAGATATTCTCGCGCACCGCCAACGGCTGCGGGCACCGGCAGATAGCCATGTGCCTGCGCGCCGAGCTGGGCGCGGTCGTGGCCGACAAGACCGTGCTCAAGATGATGCGCGAGATGGGCATCCGGTGCGGGATACGCCGCCGGGGCTCCCGCCGCCGGTACAGCTCCTACAGGGGGCTCGTGGGGAGCACGTTCGAGAACGTCATCGCGAGGGACTTCGGCGCCGAGGGGCCGTGGCAGAAGCTCGGCACCGACGTCACCGAGTTCAAGGTCGCCGGCGCCAAGGCCTACTGGGCCCCGGTGCTCGACTTCTGCACGAAGGAGATCGTGGCGAGCGACATATCGACCTCGCCGGACCTCGCCCAGCAGCACAGGATGCTCGACCGGCTCCTCGAGGCCCTGCCCGACGGGGCGGCACCGACCATGCACTCGGACATGGGCTGGCAGTACCAGCACGAGTCCTACACCTCCAGGCTGGAGGGGGCGGGCATCACCCAGAGCATGTCGCGCAAGGGGAACTGCGTCGACAACGCCGCCACCGAGCAGCTCTTCGGCCACGTGAAGGACGAGTTCTACCGCGGCAGGGAGTGGGGCAGCTTCGAGGACTTCAAGCGCGACCTGGAGGAGTACATAGTCCATTGGAACACGCGGCGCAGGCAGGTAAGATTGAAGGGCCTGACGCCGGAGGAGTTCCGGGACCGGGCCCTTGCGGCGTAG